A segment of the Bradyrhizobium sp. CCBAU 53340 genome:
CCAGGCGCAGCTGCGTCGCGACCATGCGTTCTAGCGTCTCGACGGACTGGAAGTTCTCCGGCGTGATCTCGGACTGTGGAATGGTGAAGTCGAACTCGGCTTCGACACCCAACATCAGATTGACCATATCCATCGAGGTCAGGCCGACATCGACGAGCTTGGCCTGCGGGGTGACATCGGCGCCAAGCGAGTTCTGTTCGAGGATGCCCTTGACCAGCTTGATGATGCGGTTGCGCAATTCGGTATCGAAGGCCTGCATCGGCGGATTCCCATCTATCTGTAAAACGATCGAGCCGGTTGCCGGGTACGATGGGCAAGACGGACCGATCCCGCAATGGGCGTCACCATTACTTCGCGTTTCTTAGTAAACGATGACTCAGATTGTCTGAAAATCATGCCGCTTCCAGTTCACTAACGCGATCGCCGAAATCCGGGGGATACGAAAAACCGGGTTTTAACTGTCCGTTCGGAATTGAGCTTCGTTTACCCTCTATTTCATCGACGAATTTGAATTAAATCCGTAGCCTCATCTTACAAGCAAAGATGGTCGGAGGATCGCTTATGTGGCATCGCGAATGATGCCGGCGATCCTGAACGACAAACCGGAGGCGGACGAGTATGAACGTGCGTGAAGCAGTCCTCACTGTCGACGAAACGCAGACGAACCTGCTCGAGCAGGGCCCCTCCTTCATCGAGCGCGCCGCCCGAACCGCGGCCGTAGCTGCGACCGATGCCGACGGCGTCGATCGCGACGCCCGCTTTCCTCACAAGGCTTTCAATACCGCGCGTGAGCAGAAACTGCTCGGCGTCATGATCCCGGTCGAGTTCGGCGGCTTCGGCGCCTCGATCTACGATGTCACCGACATCTGCTACACGCTCGGGCGCGCCTGCGCCTCGACTGCGATGATCTACGCGATGCACCAGACCAAGGTCGCCTGCGTCGTCAGGCACGGCCACGGCATTCCCTGGATGGAAACGATGATGCGCCGGGTCGCCCGCGACCAGTGGCTTCTCGCTTCCTCCACCACCGAAGGTCAGAACGGCGGCAACATCCGCGCCAGCGCGGCCGCGGTCGACCATGCCGGCGACACCATCTCGCTGGTGCGCGACGCCACCGTGATCTCCTACGGCGCCGAAGCCGACGGGCTCGTCACCATCGCCCGCCGTGCAACCGATGCGTCAGCATCGGACCAGGTGCTGCTGGCGCTCGCCAAGGACGATTATTCGCTAAAGCAGACGCAGGGCTGGGAAACGCTCGGCATGCGCGGCACCTGCTCGACCGGCTTCGAGCTGAAGGTCGATTGTCCCGCCGACCGCGTCTTCCCGGAAGCCTATGACAAGATCCACGCCCAGACCATGACGCCGTTCGCACATCTGTGCTGGTCGTCGGCCTGGGCCGGCATTGCCGCCGCCGCAGTGACACGCGCGCAAGCCTTTGTCCGCAAGGCGGCGCGTGCCTCCGGCGGCCAGATGCCGCCGGCTGCCGCGCACTTCACCGCCGCGAAGATGTCGCTCGCAAAACTTCGCGCGCTGATATCGGCCAATATCGACGCTTTCGCTCGCGCCGAGCATGACGAGCGCGCGCTCGGCTCGCTCGACTTCCAGTCCTCGATCACACTGCTGAAGGTGCAGGCTTCCGAGCTCGCGGTCGAAACCGTAATGCACGCGACGCGCACCGCGGGCCTTGCCGGTTACCGCAACGACGGCGAGTTCACCATGGGCCGCCATCTGCGCGACGTGTTGTCGTCGCCAATCATGATCAACAACGACCGCATCCTTGCCAACGCCGCCACCTCGACGCTGATGAGCGGCGTGCCGGCAAGCCTTCGCGACTGATTGCGTGGCGACTGAACCAACAAGAACAATTTTCAGATAGCAGGACATCGAACCATGAACATTGCCGTCCTCCCCAATTCGCCCGAGACCGCGCCTGAGATCGTCGATCCGCTCGATCATCTCGCCGACAAGCTGTTCCACCGCATGGGCTCGGACGGCGTCTATGCCCGCACCGCGCTCTATGAGGGCGTTGTCGAAAAACTCGCCGCACTCATTACCGACCATCGCGAGGCCGGCACCGAGGTGATGCGCTTTCCGCCTGTCATGAGCCGCGCCCAGCTCGAAAAGTCCGGCTACCTCAAGAGCTTTCCGAACCTGCTCGGCTGCGTCTGCGGCCTGCACGGCACCGAGCGCGAGATCAACGCCGCGGTGAGCCGCTTCGATGCCGGCGGCGACTGGACCACCTCGCTGTCGCCGGCCGACCTCGTGCTGTCACCCGCAGCCTGCTACCCTGTCTATCCGATCGCGGCGAGCCGCGGCCCGCTGCCGAAGGGCGGCCTGCGCTTCGACGTGGCGGCCGACTGCTTCCGCCGCGAGCCGTCGAAGCATCTCGACCGGCTGCAATCGTTCCGGATGCGCGAATATGTCTGCATCGGCACGCCCGATGATGTCGCCGATTTCCGCGAGCGCTGGATGGTGCGCGCGCAGAAGATCGCGACCGATCTCGGCCTCTCCTTCCGCGTCGACTACGCCAGCGATCCCTTCTTCGGCCGTGTCGGCCAGATGAAGGCGGTGAGTCAGAAGCAGCAGCAGCTCAAGTTCGAGCTCCTGATCCCGCTGCGCTCGGAAGAGCAACCGACCGCCTGCATGAGCTTCAACTACCACCGCGAACATTTCGGCACGACCTGGGGGATCCAGGACGCCAATGGCGAACCCGCCCACACCGGTTGTGTCGCCTTCGGCATGGATCGTCTGGCGGTCGCGATGTTCCATACCCACGGCACCGATCTCTCCGCCTGGCCCGCCAAGGTGCGGGAGATCATGGGCATGCCCTCGCACGTCGCGGCCGACGCCCATGGCGAAGGCTGGCGCTAGAGCATGATCCGGATCCGAAGGACCGCGTTAGCGAAAAGTGCGAAGCGGTTTTCCGGAAAGATCATCCTGAAACGATAGACCAAAAGAGGCCGACCATTACCACGGGCAAGACGAGCGTGATCCACACCAAGGTCCGATGCCGCGAGATCACCGAGTCCGATGTCGAAGCCATCGCGGACTTGCTGACGCGCGGCTTCGTCGGCCGCTCGCGCAACTACTGGATCCAGGGTCTGCGCCGGCAGGCATTCCGGCCGGTGCCGGACGGCTATCCGCGCTTCGGCTACATGCTCGACAATGACGGCGAGCCCGTCGGCGTGCTGCTGCTGATCTACACCACGCGCAAGGACGGCGAAGAGACTGCCATCCAGTGCAATCTGTCGAGCTGGTATGTCGAGCCGGCCTATCGCAACTACGCGCCGCTGCTGACCAAGATCGCGCAGCGGCACAAGCACGTGACCTATCTCAACATCAGCCCGGCGGTCTGGACCTGGCCGATCATCGAGACGCAGGGCTTTCGCGCCTATTGTCGCGGGCTGTTCTTCTCGGTGCCGGCACTGTCCCGCGCCCCGCGCTGGAGCAAGATCGAGGTCATCTCTCCGCACACCAAGCAGATCGAGGGCCTATCCGAGGCCGAGACCGAGTTGCTGACGCGGCATGCGCGCTACAATTGCCTCAGCCTGGTCTGCCGCACGCCGAAGGGCGTCTTCCCCTTCATCCTGCAAGCAGTGCGGATTCGCCGCGGTTTCATCGCACCGCCGGCGATGCAGCTGATCTACTGCCGCAGCGCCGCTGAATACGCCGCCTGCGCCGGGCGCATCGGCCGGCTACTGCTGCGGCTCGGCAAGATCTCGGTGATCGTCGATTCCAACGAGCCCATCCCCGGCCTTGTCGGTATTTATACCGAACGGCGCGGCCGCAAATATTTCAAGGGCCCGCATCGCCCGCGGCTGGCCGATCTCACCGATACGGAACTCGTGCTGTACGGGCCGTAGAGGCGGTACAAGCTTACGACACAGCGATCTGTCGCAGTTCCAGGCTTGGACTCTCTGCATCAGTAGTCACCCTCCGTAAACTACGGCGCTTAAGGGAATTTTCCCGCCTCTTCGCTACGCTCAGTGGCTGAATTACGTTGCGTTAAGTCTATTGCCACCGAGATCCGCTGATCCCATGATTTCGACCCGCGACAACGAGCTCGGTGCACGCCGCGAGCAAGGCCAGGAGGCCCTGCTATCGCTGAGCCAGCTTGCGCTCGATGGCATGGAACAGGGCGTCTGCGTCTACGACGCCGACAACCGGATCGTGCTGGTCAACCGCCGGTACATCGAGCTGTTCGATATGTCGCCCGACATCGTCCGGCTCGGAACGTGCTACCGCGACGTGCTCGCCCACAGCATGGCGCGCGGCAATATCCCAGCGGATGAGCTCGACGCGCTCTATGCTTCGCGGATCGCCTTGATTGCGGCTGGCGAGCCGTTCCAGACCCGGCAGACGCTCGCAAGCGGACTTGTCATCACCCTCGACCTGAAGCCGCTTCCCGGCGGCGGCTGGATGACGATTTGCGACGACGTCAGCCGCCTCGCCCGCCTCGAGACGGAGCTGAAACTTCAGACCGAGCGCAGCCAGCACGCGCTCGCGCACATGTCGCACGGCCTCATCATGTACGACGCCGAAGGACGCTTCGTCGTCTGCAACGAGCGCTTCCTGCAGCTCTACGATCTCGACCCGAACGTCTTGAAGCCGGGTATCGCGCACGAACCGGTCATCGATCACTGGCTGTCGCGCGGCAACCGGGCGGAGATATCCGGAGATGCGTTCCGCAACGCCCGGACGAACGACGTCCGAACGAGAAGCCCGAAGACCATTCTCGTGACCTGCTATGACGGCCGAAAAGTCCAGGCCGTATCCCGCTTCATGCCCGACGGCGGCTGGGTCACCGTGCACGAGGACGTCACCGAACGGCTGCAGCACGAGGAGACGCTGAAGCAGCAGAACCTGATGCTGGATGCCGCGCTCGAGAACATGGCGCATGGCCTCGCCTTCTACGACAGCGACATGCGCCTGCGCATCTGCAACTCCACCTACCAGGAGATCTATCGGCTGTCGCCCGAGGAGAGCAAACCAGGCACGCATCTCTCCGAGCTGATCGAGCGATCGATGGCGAACGGCGCTTTCTCCTCCCAATACAGTCCGCAGCAGATCCTCGAGGCCGCCCGCGCCCGGATCGCGAACCGCGACTCCTCGCCGATGCGGCGGAGCATGACCAACAACACGGTGATCTCCGTGCGCTACTGCGCGCTGCCGGATGGCGGCTTCGTTGCCACCTATGAGGACATCACCGAGCGCGAACGCGCGGTCGAGGAGCTGAGCGAGCAGTATCGCCGCTTCGACGCGGCGCTGAACAACATGAGCCAGGGCCTGTGCATGCTCGATGCGAACCTGCACGTGATCGTCTGCAACCGCCGCTACATCGAGATGTACGGCCTGTCGTTCGAGATCGTGAAGCCCGGCGTCTCGATGCGCGAGATCATGGAGCACAGCTGCGATCTCGGCATCCATCCGAACACGACCGCCGCCAAGCTCTACGCCGACTATGTCGAGCGGCTGCGCGAGGGCGAGCACACCCTGCACCGGCATTTGAGCGACGGTCGCATCATCAAGCTCAACCACAAGCGGATGGAGCATGGCGGCTGGGTCGTCACCTATGAGGACGTCACCGAGCGCCACAAGGCCCAGGCCCGCGTCGCGCATATGGCGCAGCACGATTCGCTCACCGATCTGCCCAACCGCACGCTGTTCCGCGAGAAGATGAGCGAGGGATTGAACCAGGTTGCGATCGCCGGCGGCGCCATGGCCGTGCTGTGCTTCGACCTCGACAATTTCAAGACCGTCAACGACCGGCTCGGCCATGCCGCCGGCGACCGGCTGCTGCGCTGGGTCGCGGCGCGGCTGAGGGAGAATGTCGGCGAGCACGATACCGTCGCACGCCTCGGCGGCGACGAGTTCGCTGTGCTCCAGCGCGGGCCGCAGCCGCAATCAGCGGAAAAGCTGGCGCGCCGCCTGGTCGAGATCATCGGCCATCCGCCGCCGCTGGAAAGCCAGTCGATCCATGTCGGCGTCTCCGTCGGCATCGCAATCGCGCCCGATCACGGCCTGGATGCCGACGAGCTGATGAAATGCGCCGACCTCGCGCTGTATCAGGCCAAGGCCAAGGGGCGCGGCGCCTATCAGCTGTTCGAGCCCGCGATGGAGGAAGCGGCGCGCAGCCGGCACGCGCTCGAGCACGATCTGCGCGGCGCGCTGGAATCCAACCAGTTCCATCTGGTGTTCCAGCCGCAGGTGCGGCTCGACACCACCGAGCTGACCGGCTTCGAGGCGCTGCTGCGCTGGAAACATCCCTCGCGCGGCTTCGTCTCGCCGGCCGAATTCATTCCCATCGCTGAGGAGAACGGGCTGATCGTCCCGATCGGCGAGTGGGTGCTGCGCCGGGCCTGCGCCACCGCCGCCTCATGGCCCGGCGTCACGGTCGCGGTGAACCTGTCGCCGGTACAGTTCCGCTCGCGCGGATTGGTGGCGATGGTGACGAGCGCGCTTGCGGAAGCCGGCCTGCCGCCGCAGCGGCTCGAGCTCGAGGTCACCGAGACGGCGCTGCTCGATGACAGCGAGGCCACGATCGGAATCCTGCATCAGCTTCGCGCCCTCGGCGTGCGCGTCAGCCTCGACGATTTCGGCGTCGGCTATTCGTCGCTGAGCTATTTGCGCAAATTTCCGTTCGACCGCATCAAGATCGACCGCTCCTTCGTCGGCACGCTCGGCGAAAGCCCGGAGAGCGTCGCCATCGTCCGCACCATCGCCAGCCTCGGCTCCGTGCTCGGTGTCGAGACCACGGCGGAGGGCGTCGAGACGGTCGAGCAGCTCGACTTCGTCCGCGAATGCGGCTGCACCGCGGTGCAGGGCTATTACTTCGGCAAGCCGTGTCCGGCCGCCGAGGTCGGACGCACCATCGAGACGCTGAACGCAGTCCGCCGCGTGGCGTGATCAATCCTCGCCGGCCCCTTCAAGCCGATCCCGCAGGATGCCAATCACACGGTGGGCCGCCTCGATCTCCTTGATCGACAATCCGTCCGCGAGACCGTTAACCCACGGAATCTGCGAGCGGCCGGCAGCATCGTAGACCTGCCTGCCCCTGTCGGTGAGCACCACGAGCTGCGCCCGGCGATGATGCGGATTGGTCTCGAACGCAACGAGACCATCCCGCTCAAGGTCGTTGACGATACGCTGCACATTTTGGCGGTTGCCGCCAAGATTGCGTGCGAGCCAGGCAACCGGCTCGGGGCGCTCCGCGCCGACAATAGCCCCCAGGATCTGCCAACGCGCACTGGTGAGGCCGAGCGGTGCCACCAGCCGGTCGCCGGCGGTCAACAGCAAACTATTGGTCCGGAACAGGTCGAGAATGAATCCGGTCAGAGCCTCGCCAGCTGGGGTCCGCTTGGTCCTGCTCATTTGTTTCTATCTTTCCTTATTGACATTATGATGTCATATCTCTATGTCACACATTGTCGAATTGACATGATGATACCAAATAACGGAGTGATGTCATGCCTCAAATGCGTTCCCTTGACCCCGTCTTCCCTATCGACCGCCAGATCGCACTCGATACCGGTCCCGTGGTGCTGGTGAACCTGTTCACGCTCGACCCGGCTGACGAACACAGCTTCCTGGCGAGCTGGCAGGACGATGCTGCCTTCATGAAGCGACAGCCGGGTTTCATCTCCACCCAGCTCCACCGCGCCGTCGGCGACAGTCCGACCTATCTCAATTATGCGGTCTGGGAATCCAACGCGCATTTCCGCGCGGCGTTCACGGCCCCCGAATTCCGCGCGAAGATTGCGGACTACCCCGCATCCGCCGTCGCAAGCCCGCATCTGTTTGAGAAGGTCGCCGTCGCAGGCATTTGCGTGGCCTAGTTGCCTCTTCGTCGTTGCCAGCGAAGCGAAGCAATTCAGACTACCGCCGCTGAGAAATTCTGGATTGCTTTGCCACGCTCGCAGTGACAAGAGGGGGGTCGAGCCGACAAACACTATCGCAGAGTGGGCAAAGCGAAGCGTGCCCACGATTTCTTTCTGTCGCATTCGGAGCGATATGGTGGGCACGGCGCAAGGGCGCCTTTGCCCACCCTACGAGACCTCAGCTTGCCGCGGGCAGTGCGTTGTCCGGCGGCGGGCACCACGGACGATCGGCTGACGCAAGCCCGATCAGGCGGCCCTGGATGTAATCGCAGCCCCAATCGCGCAGCAGGGTGGCGGCTTCCTCGTCCTGCACCCATTCGGCCACCGTTTTGATATCGAGACGGCGGGCGAGGTCGATCAAGGTCTGCACGAAAGCGCGATCGTCGGCGGAGCGGGTGACGTTCTGCACGAAGGCGCCGTCGATCTTGACGATGTCCACGCCAAGCTTGCGCAGATTGCGGAACGAGGTGTAGCCGGCCCCGAAATCGTCGATGGCGATGCGGCTGCCGAAATTCTTGAGGCGGCTGACAAAGGCGCGGACGTCGTCGATGTCCTGGATCGCGACGGTCTCGGTGATCTCCACGATCAACCGTTCGGCGACGCCGGGATGGGCGCGCATCAGCGATTCGATTCCGGCCCACCAGTCCGGATCCATGGTCGTGTCAGGCGATATGTTGAGGCTGAGCCGGACGTCGGGCGCGGCCGCAAGCTCGGCCACCACCAGCTCAAGCACGCGATGATCGACCAGCCTGATAAGACCGAGCCGTTCGGCGACCGGCACGATGTCGGGCGCGAGCAGCACCTGGCCGTCGCCCTGGTCCATCCGCACCAGGCATTCGTGGAACGCGCCCTCGCGGGTGGCAGCCGAGACCACCGGCTCATAGGCGAGCTTGATACGGCGCTCGTTCAGCGCGGTGACGATCTCGTCGGTGACGCGGATGTTGACGCGGCGCTGGGCGTCGCGCTCGGCGTTCGGACGCCAGGCGGCGAACGAGCCGGCGCGGCGACGCTTGGCGGCATCCAGCGTCTCGTGAGCGCGGTTGACCGCCTCATCCGTGCTGCGGGCATAACGCGGCAGGCTGACCGCGCCGATCGAGACGGTGACGGATACGGGCCCCGACTTGGTCGGCACCACCTCATCGCGGACGCCGCCGAGAAAGCGCTCGGCGGCGACATTCATGTCGTCAACGGTGCAGTTCTTCAGGATCAGGCCGAACTTGTTGCCCGAAAAGCGCCCGAGCACGTCACCACCCCGCAGCCGGGCGCGAATGCGCTTGGCGACGTCGAGGATCACGGCATCGGCCACGTCGAAACCGAAGGCGTCGTTGACGCGGGCGAGATGATCGATGCCGACCAGCATGAAGGCCGCAGTCGAGCGAAAACGGCTCGTCTCCTCGATCGCTTCGGCCAGCGCCGCGATCAGATGAGAGCGATTGAGCTCGCCGGTGAGCGGGTCGAGCCGGGCAAGCCTGGTCAGTTCCTCGTCGCGGGCGTGCCGCTCGTTGTTGATACGGACGGAGCCCATCGCGCGCATCGGGCGACCATCGGGGCCGGCGAACCAGCGGCCGGTCTCTTCGATCCAGATCACCGGATTCGACGCGCTCATGCGCACGCCATATTCGACCCGGTAGGGTGTGCCGCCGGCGCCGTGCACGGCTGAGGTCTGCGCCAGCGCGGCGCTCCGCAGCGTTTGCTCGGGCTCGATCAGCTTGGCGAACTCGGCGCCGGTCGCAAGCCGCTCGGCGGGGATGCCGGGGAAGACTGCGCCGGCCTGCTCACCCCAAACGATGGCATCGCTGGCGAGATCCCAGACGAAGACGGCCTGGCCGAGGGCGGCCAGGATTTCGGAGGCTTGCGGCAATGCTGGGGTCAAAAGCGCCTCGTTTCGGGACAGCGGGGAGTCCTGAGCCGGCACAGAATACGGCCAGATTCGCCCGAAACCCTAGGCAAAGTTCATAAACAATTTGGAAACCACGTTCCCGGGCGCCCTGAAACGGAATACGCTCAGCCGGCATGGGCCTTGCGAGACCATCGCATCTACCGGCGCAAGCGTCCCAAAACGCGTCAGTTCAATCGGATCGGTGTTGTGATGGTCAATCTGGATCAGATCGAAGAATCGACGCGGGAAGCCAGTACCGCGCTGGTCCCGCTCACGCCGGTCGTGCAATGGGTTCACAAAGCGCCGCTCACGCGCCCCGATCCAGGCTTCGTCACCCATCTGATCGCCAGCGCCGAGCACCTGCCCCAGACAAGCCGGCTGCGCCGCGGCTCGTCCGAGGACGCGCACATCGCCTATGGCAACAAGCGCCCGCTTCCCAGCGTCAGCTCGCGCACGCGTCAGGTGGCGTAACGCAGCTTAGAGAACGATTGCTATCTCACGCCAGCTAGATCGAGAGACTCGTCATGCCCGGGCTTGTCCCGCCTGCGCGGCCGAAGCCGCTTCGGCGAGGCGAAGGCCCGGGCATCCACGATCTTTTTCTGCGCGGTTAGGCGTGGATGGCCGGGACAAGCCCGGCCATGACGCCGTGGAGAAATCAGCGCGACTCTTCGGGCGGAGATTGCGTGCCGTTGCCCGGCTGCAGATGCGGCGAGGGAATTTCCGGCGACGGCGGGATACCCTGCACGGGCTTCGGCGCGGGGTGATCCATCAAGACCGATTCGGCAACCGATTGCGCCGAGGGCGGCGTCTCAGGCTGCGGTGCGGGCTCCGGATATTTCGGCTCGAACGTGGAGGCTGGCGGCGGCGCCTCGGCCTGGCGCTTCGCCTTGCGCGGCACGACCACCGTCTCGGCAGCGACATAAGTGATGCGGCGGCGCGTACGCTGGGCGATGCCGCCGAGGAAATCAGCCATCGCGAGCAGCACCAGCAGGAAGTAGGTCGAATTGCCGAACTTGGGCCACATCACGAATTCGGCTGCGGCCGCGCCGAACAGGATCAGCGACAGCAGATGATCCATCAGGAATTTCGCGCCGGGCCGCGCACCCTTGACCACCTCGAGCAGCAGCAGCAGCACGCCGAGCGCCAGCAGCAGATCGGCCAGCGTGACCGGCCAGGTCTCGCCCGTGATCATCGGCACCTTGAACAGCACGTCCGAGAAGGACACGCTGGGCATCAGGAAGGCGATGATGTTGTACACCGCGAGCGGAATCAGAAGCAGCGGGAAACCGACCATCGGCAAAGCGCCTTCTCGATCAAGATGTCCGGGCAAGACAACGCGGCGGCGAAGCATTGGCTCCGCCGCCGTCACTGTCATATCTCATGGGTTGGCCGAAATCAGGCGGGCGCAATCAGCCCGCCCAAGAAGAAATCCAGAGCTTTAGGACTCTTTCTTCTTCAGGACCTGACGGCCCTTGTACATGCCGGTCTTGAGGTCGAGATGATGCGGACGACGGAGCTCGCCAGAGTCCTTGTCTTCCACATAGGTCGGCTTCTTGATGGCGTCTGCCGAGCGGCGCATGCCACGGCGCGACGGCGAGGTTTTTCTTCTCGGAACGGCCATTTCAGTATCCTCTAGGGATTGGTGTTCATCCGGGCATCGTCCGCGGAGGGACGGCTCAGCACCCGCAATACGGGGCGAGCTGAATGCCGATCAAGGCCGGGCTTATAGAGGAAGGCTGGCCGTAAAGCTAGGGTTCAGGAGCGGAAAATGCGCCCGAAAAGGGCCCGAAATCAGCGATTTTCCCGCCAACAGGTCAAAAGCGAGGTGGCCTGACCCCGCACCACATAGGTCCCGGCCAGCCGCCGGACGCCCGGCCCTGGGACCCTGGCGCTGCGTTTGACCGGATTCGGCAGGATCGAGGCCATAAGTGCCGCTTCCCGGGGCGAGAGGCTCGCGGCCGACTTGCCGAAGGCGTAGGCACTGCCCGCCTCGACCCCAAACTGGCCCTGCGGACCCAGTTCGGCGATGTTGAGGTAAATTTCCAGAATCCGTTGCTTGGGCAGGACGAAGTCGATCCACAGCGCCAGCGGAAATTCCAGCGCCTTGCGGATGAAATCCCGCCCCTGCCAGAGGAACAGGTTCTTCGCCACCTGCTGGGTGATGGTGGAGGCGCCGCGGAAGGCGGTGCCGTCCTCCTGCGCGTCGTTGATCGCCTCGCGCAGCGCGCCCCAATCGATGCCGTGATGCTTGCAGAAATGGGCGTCCTCGGCTGCCACCACCGAGCGCGGCAGATAAGGCGACATCCCGGCCAGGTCGATCCATTCCCGATGCATAGGCGCACCCATCAGCGAACGCCAGGCCATCAGTGTCGAAACCGGATGGCCGGTGCGGTAGAACGGCGCGATCACATAGGGCGCGAGAACCACGACCGCGAGCACTGCCAGCAGGATTTTAACGATGCGCAAATCGACCTTTCCGGCGCGAAATGAACGTGGCCGCGGATCCCGCCATTAAGTCTGTGATAATTCGGGCCTTTTCCAGCACTTTTTAGGCCTTCCAAACGATTGACTGAGGCAGGCGCATAAAGGATTGTCCCGCCGAATTTTAGTTCTGGAGCCTTTCTTGATGACCGGCACGTCCCCGTCCGATTTCGCCAAGCGTCTGGACAAGACCGCTGATGACACCGAGGCCTTGCTCGCTCGCCTGTTGTCGGACGACATCCTGCCCGATGAGATCGCCCGCCCCAAGCGGCTGATGGACGCAATGCGCTATTCAAGCCTTGGCGGCGGCAAGCGTCTGCGGCCATTCCTGGTGGTCGAGAGTGCCGCCGTGTTCGGCGTTCCCCGTGAGGCCGCATTGCTCGTCGGCGCCGCACTCGAATGCATCCACTGCTATTCGCTGATCCATGACGATCTGCCGGCGATGGACAATTCGGACCTGCGCCGCGGCCGGCCTACCCTGCACAAGCAGACCGATGACGCCACCGCGATCCTCGCCGGCGACGGCTTGCTGACCATCGCCTTCGACGTCATCACCCGCGACGAGGTCCATCGCGACGCCAATGTGCGCCTTCTGCTGACGCGCGCGCTGGCGCGCTGCGCCGGCATCGGCGGCATGGTCGGCGGCCAGATCCTCGATCTCGCCGGTGAAGGCCGCTTTGGCGGCAACGAGCCGATCGATGTCGGCCGTATCCAGCAGATGAAGACGGGCGCGCTGCTGCGCTACGGCTGCATCGCCGGCGCGCTGCTCGGCCAGGCCTCGCAAAAAGAATATCAGGCGCTCGACGATTACGGCC
Coding sequences within it:
- a CDS encoding bifunctional diguanylate cyclase/phosphodiesterase, coding for MTPALPQASEILAALGQAVFVWDLASDAIVWGEQAGAVFPGIPAERLATGAEFAKLIEPEQTLRSAALAQTSAVHGAGGTPYRVEYGVRMSASNPVIWIEETGRWFAGPDGRPMRAMGSVRINNERHARDEELTRLARLDPLTGELNRSHLIAALAEAIEETSRFRSTAAFMLVGIDHLARVNDAFGFDVADAVILDVAKRIRARLRGGDVLGRFSGNKFGLILKNCTVDDMNVAAERFLGGVRDEVVPTKSGPVSVTVSIGAVSLPRYARSTDEAVNRAHETLDAAKRRRAGSFAAWRPNAERDAQRRVNIRVTDEIVTALNERRIKLAYEPVVSAATREGAFHECLVRMDQGDGQVLLAPDIVPVAERLGLIRLVDHRVLELVVAELAAAPDVRLSLNISPDTTMDPDWWAGIESLMRAHPGVAERLIVEITETVAIQDIDDVRAFVSRLKNFGSRIAIDDFGAGYTSFRNLRKLGVDIVKIDGAFVQNVTRSADDRAFVQTLIDLARRLDIKTVAEWVQDEEAATLLRDWGCDYIQGRLIGLASADRPWCPPPDNALPAAS
- the rpmF gene encoding 50S ribosomal protein L32, with translation MAVPRRKTSPSRRGMRRSADAIKKPTYVEDKDSGELRRPHHLDLKTGMYKGRQVLKKKES
- the mtgA gene encoding monofunctional biosynthetic peptidoglycan transglycosylase, translating into MRIVKILLAVLAVVVLAPYVIAPFYRTGHPVSTLMAWRSLMGAPMHREWIDLAGMSPYLPRSVVAAEDAHFCKHHGIDWGALREAINDAQEDGTAFRGASTITQQVAKNLFLWQGRDFIRKALEFPLALWIDFVLPKQRILEIYLNIAELGPQGQFGVEAGSAYAFGKSAASLSPREAALMASILPNPVKRSARVPGPGVRRLAGTYVVRGQATSLLTCWRENR
- a CDS encoding polyprenyl synthetase family protein, producing the protein MTGTSPSDFAKRLDKTADDTEALLARLLSDDILPDEIARPKRLMDAMRYSSLGGGKRLRPFLVVESAAVFGVPREAALLVGAALECIHCYSLIHDDLPAMDNSDLRRGRPTLHKQTDDATAILAGDGLLTIAFDVITRDEVHRDANVRLLLTRALARCAGIGGMVGGQILDLAGEGRFGGNEPIDVGRIQQMKTGALLRYGCIAGALLGQASQKEYQALDDYGRALGEAFQIADDLLDVEGDAAALGKPAGADAVLGKTTFVTQLGIEGAKQRVRDLLARADSAVSIFGDRAAVLQAAARFVAERKS